The Morococcus cerebrosus sequence TGTTCACAATAAACGAACGCAGAACGCGGCTGCCGTCATGTGTCCCCGTTCCGAAACAACGACGGCAAAAGAAGGTCGTCCGAAACCGACAAAAAACCGGATTGCCCATCTGACTTCATGCCATCACGCAACTTTCAGACGACCGCGCCTTATTTCCCTAAATCATGCAGCTTGCTGACGATGTCGGGCGTGTAGAGGCCGTAGCGCATATAGTCGTCCGCCTGCCAGAACAAGATGCGTTTGTTTTTCCCGGCGGGGCTGGAAGCGATTTCGGGGCGCGTCATGATTTTGTCGAGGCCGCCGAGGGCTTTTTCATTGTGTTTGGCGATGATGATGACGTCGGGTTTCGCATTGAGCCAGCCTTCACGCGAAAACGGTTTGAGTCCGTCCACCGAAGCCGCCGCGTTCGTCCCGCCGGCTAAGCGGATAAGCACGTCGCCGACAGTATTTTTACCCGCAACATAACGTCCGTCGTAGCTCAAGATGTAGCGTTTGCCGTTGGCAGGCTGCGCCTTGATGCTGCTTTTAAACTGCTGCGCCAAAGCCTGCGCCTGCTTTTCCTTGCCCAACAATTTGCCGATGCGGGCGAAACTTTGCTGGTATTGCTCCAGCGTTTCGTTTGAATTGACGTTTTCCGCTTTGACACCGGCGCGGCTGAGTTGGGCGTAAATACCGTCAGGTTTCGCCATCCAGCTTCCGATGACCAAATCAGGCTTTTTGGCGATGATGGGTTCGGCGGAGAAATTGCGGTAAAAGCCGATGGACGGCGTGTTTTTATAGGCGGGGTTGCGGTTGAACTCGTGGATGCCGACGACTTCTTTGTCTGCACCGAGTTTCGCGGCGATGTCGGCAACGTCGGGCGTCAGGATAACGACACGCTGCGCGGCGGCATGGGCGGCAAGCAGGGTCAGGACGGCGGCGAAGATGTGTTTTTTCATAATGTTTCCGTATGGTTTGCGGGGTTTGGAGGTCGTCTGAAAACCCAAAACAAGGTTTCAGACGAGGTGTTTGTTCAAAGAAAGATTACAGCCCGTACGTTTGGCGCACTTCGGCAATCAGCGCGCGCCACGCTTCGGATTCCGCCTCCGCATCGGCGGGTCTGCCAAACAGTTGCAGCACCAAATTGCGGCGGTCGTCATAGGCCTCGATGCTGTGGACAATGCCGTTGCTGCCCGGACGGCGGAAGAACCAAAGTTCGGCGAGCTTGGCATCGTCGAGAGTTTGGTATCGTCGAGGAAGATATCTAGAGATTTAATGATACGGATTATCATTTTATTTCAATTTATGGTCAACCTTCATCAAAAAGTAACGAAAAATCAAAGCAAATCGAGACAATGCCGCCTCGGTTTAATGTGAATCCGTCAAACCGCAAAATTTACGGCAAAACCGACTCCTCCACCCTTGCGCCGAGCATCGGCCTTTCGTCCAAACCCCTTATAAAAACAATACAATTCGGCTACAATAGCCCTTTGCATTTTTTTCAGACGACCTTGGATTCGGATTTCAAGTGCAACACTAGGGTACCAGTGGTTGGAACAGATTTAAGAATAAAACACTTGGCGTTTCGTAGCCAAGTGTTTTTCTCGGCCGGTGGTTCAACTCATCTTGAACCCTGCGTATCTCCCGATCGCTGATGTTTCGGAAATCGGTTTGTTTGGGGAAATATTGCCGGATGAGTCCATTGGTGTTCTCATTCAGCCCTTTCTCCCAAGAATGGTAAGGGCGGCAAAAATAGGTTTTCGCCTTCAATGCTTTGGCTATTTTGGTGTGTTGGTAGAACTCTTTGCCGTTATCCATGGTGATGGTGTGGACTCTGGCTTTATATGCCTTTAATACCCTAATGGCCGCCCGGGCAGTGTCTTCGGCTTTTAAGTTCTTTAATTTGCAGATGATGGTGTAGCGGGTAACGCGTTCGACCAAGGTCAATAACGCGCTTTTCTGATTTTTGCCGACGATGGTGTCGGCCTCCCAATCGCCGATGCGGGTTTTCTGGTCGACGATAGCAGGTCGGTTCTCTATGCCGACGCGGTTGGGCACTTTGCCTCTGGTCCATGTGCTGCCGTAGCGTTTGCGGTAGGGTTTGCTGCATATTCTGAGATGTTGCCACAAAGTGCCGCCGTTGCTTTTGTCTTGGCGAAGGTAGCGGTAAACGGTGCTGTGATGGAGTGTGATCCCGTGGTGTTTATGCAGGTAGGCACATACTTGTTCGGGACTGAGTTTGCGGCGGATAAGGGTGTCGATGTGTTGAACCAGCTGCGAATCGAGCTTATAGGGTTTTCGCCGGTGCTGTTTGGTCAGCCGGCTTTGCTTCTGTGCTTTTTCGGCGCTGTATTGCTGCCCTTGGATGCAGTGCCGCTTGATTTCGCGGCTGATGGTGCTTTTGTGGCGGTTGAGCTGTTTGGCGATTTCGGCGATGGTGCAGTGGCGGGACAGGTATTGGATATGGTATCGTTCGTCTTGGGTCAGTTGTGTGTAGCTCATGGCAATCTTTCTTGCAGGAAAGGCCGTATGCTACTGAACTGCACCCCAAAAGTTGGACATCCCCCCTCCAACTCACAAGGTGCAGTTTTTTTATGAGCAAATATACATTACACTTTAAATACCAAGCCGTACTCCACTACCTGCATATACGCAGCCAACAGCGTACCGCAGACCACTACGGCATCTCCCGAACCCACCTGCGACGATGGATACGCGCCTATCAAGAAGGCGGCATCGGCGCACTCGAACATCCCCAATCCAAAACCATGCCCCAACACCGCAAAAACCCCTTCATCGCCGACAAACCCGACCACGAAAAAACACAGGCGGAGCTTATCGAAGAGTTGTGCTATATGCGCGCAGAGGTCGCCTACCTAAAGGAGTTAAAAGCCCTCAGCCAAAAGCGGACCGAAAAGGACAAAGCCAAACCGTCCAAACACTGAGGGCGCAACACCCGCTCAAATACCTGCTGCACATCGCAAACCTGCCCAAAAGCAGCTTTTACTACCATCACCAAGATCGACCCGATCCCGACGAGGCCGACAAAGCCCTCCTTGTCGAAACCTACAAACGGCATAAAGGACGCTACGGACAAAGGCGCATTGCCGCAGCATTGGATTGGAACCGCAAAAAAGCAGCGCGGTTGATGAAGCAGTTGGAACTGAAAGCCCTCATACGGGCAAAAAAAGCCTACCGCCATCCCGCCATGGGCGAGATATCGGAACACCTCCTCAAACGCCTATTCACAGCCGAAAAGCCCAACGAGAAATGGCTGACCGACGTGACCGAACTCAAAGGAAAGGACGGCAAACTGTACCTCTCGCCAATCTTGGACCTGTTCAACCGAGAAATCGTCGCCTACGCCATGAGCCGCAATGCTAACAGCGAAATGGTGAAGGAAATGCTCGAAAAAGCCGCACCCCGGCTGACCGGCGAAGGAACGATGCTTCATTCGGACCAAGGCGTGCTGTACCGTACGGCGGGATATAGGGAATTGCTTGCGGAGCATTCCATGGTTCAAAGCATGTCGCGAAAGGCGAACTGCTGGGACAATGCGCCGATGGAAAGCTTCTTTGCGGTGTTGAAGACGGAGTGTTTCTATAACGCAGGAGAATTGACGGTGGACGAATTGATGAAGCAGATAGATGACTATATGGATTACTACAACCGGGAGCGTTGCAGTCTGAAATTGAAAAAGCTGAGTCCTGTCGCATACAGAACCCAGCTTGCACAGAGCGCCTGAAAAGGCTTTTATGAGTGTCCAAGATTTGGGGGCCAGTTCATACCGC is a genomic window containing:
- a CDS encoding hemin transporter encodes the protein MSRYLPRRYQTLDDAKLAELWFFRRPGSNGIVHSIEAYDDRRNLVLQLFGRPADAEAESEAWRALIAEVRQTYGL
- a CDS encoding helix-turn-helix domain-containing protein → MSKYTLHFKYQAVLHYLHIRSQQRTADHYGISRTHLRRWIRAYQEGGIGALEHPQSKTMPQHRKNPFIADKPDHEKTQAELIEELCYMRAEVAYLKELKALSQKRTEKDKAKPSKH
- a CDS encoding IS30 family transposase; amino-acid sequence: MSYTQLTQDERYHIQYLSRHCTIAEIAKQLNRHKSTISREIKRHCIQGQQYSAEKAQKQSRLTKQHRRKPYKLDSQLVQHIDTLIRRKLSPEQVCAYLHKHHGITLHHSTVYRYLRQDKSNGGTLWQHLRICSKPYRKRYGSTWTRGKVPNRVGIENRPAIVDQKTRIGDWEADTIVGKNQKSALLTLVERVTRYTIICKLKNLKAEDTARAAIRVLKAYKARVHTITMDNGKEFYQHTKIAKALKAKTYFCRPYHSWEKGLNENTNGLIRQYFPKQTDFRNISDREIRRVQDELNHRPRKTLGYETPSVLFLNLFQPLVP
- a CDS encoding IS3 family transposase, with translation MLYARRGRLPKGVKSPQPKADRKGQSQTVQTLRAQHPLKYLLHIANLPKSSFYYHHQDRPDPDEADKALLVETYKRHKGRYGQRRIAAALDWNRKKAARLMKQLELKALIRAKKAYRHPAMGEISEHLLKRLFTAEKPNEKWLTDVTELKGKDGKLYLSPILDLFNREIVAYAMSRNANSEMVKEMLEKAAPRLTGEGTMLHSDQGVLYRTAGYRELLAEHSMVQSMSRKANCWDNAPMESFFAVLKTECFYNAGELTVDELMKQIDDYMDYYNRERCSLKLKKLSPVAYRTQLAQSA
- a CDS encoding heme/hemin ABC transporter substrate-binding protein, with the translated sequence MKKHIFAAVLTLLAAHAAAQRVVILTPDVADIAAKLGADKEVVGIHEFNRNPAYKNTPSIGFYRNFSAEPIIAKKPDLVIGSWMAKPDGIYAQLSRAGVKAENVNSNETLEQYQQSFARIGKLLGKEKQAQALAQQFKSSIKAQPANGKRYILSYDGRYVAGKNTVGDVLIRLAGGTNAAASVDGLKPFSREGWLNAKPDVIIIAKHNEKALGGLDKIMTRPEIASSPAGKNKRILFWQADDYMRYGLYTPDIVSKLHDLGK